TTGACACCACACATCGAAGCAATAAGACCGAAATCATGGATGATTTTTCTATGAAAGGCGAGTTGCTTCGTGATACTCTAGATAAACTTGGAAACATTAACAAGTGGCTTGGTGGAAATCGAGTGACTTTAAGTGGTATAAAAAGACTTTTAAAAGAAAAGCCTAAAGACAAAATTTATAATATTATTGACTTAGGATGTGGTCACGGCGACATACTTAGATTAATTGCAGATTTTGGTCGTAAGGAAGGTTATAAATTTAAGCTTATTGGTATTGACGCCAATCAAGATGCGATAGATTATGCGACTGAGCTATCGATAGATTATCCGGAGTTGGTATTCGAAAATAAGGACATTTTTTCTGAAGATTTTCAGAAAATGGATTATGATATTGCATTGGCAACATTGTTTCTACACCATTTTAAAACAGATGAATTAGAAGTGCTATTGAAACAATTAGCATCCAAAGCAAAATTAGGATTAGTCATTAACGATTTGCATAGAAGCGAAGTGGCGTATGGGCTTTTTAAATTATTAAGCTTGGTGATTTCTAACCAGATGATTATAGACGACGGCTTAACATCTATTCTTAGGGCTTTTAAAAGAAAAGATTTAGAAAACCTCAACCAAAAACTAAACCTCAAATCAGAAATCCGTTGGAAATGGGCATTCCGCTACCAATGGTTAATTAAAAAATAAATGGCTGTAAGAATCACATCAGTTGCCAAACAACTGCCTCAACACACTAGAGAAACCAAGGACATTTTACCTTTTGTAGAGCTTTGGCTCGAAGGGCAAGAAGACCGTTTTAAGCGCAAAGTCCTTAAGATATTTGAAAACGCAGCAGTAGATAAGCGATACTCTATTATGGGACCAGAAGAAGTTTTTTTAAACACCTCTTTTGAAGAAAAAAATGATATCTACACAAGAGAATCTATTAAGCTTGCTGAGAAAAGTTTAGTAAAAGCTTTAGATAAAGCGAGTCTCAAACCAACAGATATTGATTATATAATCACAGTAAGCTGCACCGGAATTATGATTCCGTCTCTGGATGCGTATTTGATTAATAGTCTTAAAATGAAACAAGATATTGTGCGTTTACCCGTGACAGAAATGGGTTGTGCTGCTGGGGTTTCAGGAATTATATATGCTAAGAATTTTCTCAAAGCCAATCCTAACAAACGCGCCGCAGTTATTGCTGTTGAGTCGCCAACAGCAACCTTTCAATTGCAAGATTACTCAATGGTAAATATTGTGAGTGCTGCTATCTTTGGAGATGGATGCGCAAGCGTTATTTTATCATCTTATGAAGATGAAAAAGGGCCAGAAATTAAAGATGAGGCTATGTATCATTTTTATGATGCTAATCACATGATGGGGTTTAAGCTGAGGAATACTGGATTGCAGATGGTTTTAGACCAAAGTGTACCGCAAACCATTGCAGACCATTTTCCTAAAATTATTCATCCATTTTTAGAAAGAAACGATTTAACTATTGAAGATATCGACCACTTGGTATTTCATCC
This DNA window, taken from Winogradskyella sp. PC-19, encodes the following:
- a CDS encoding methyltransferase domain-containing protein; protein product: MAIFIDTTHRSNKTEIMDDFSMKGELLRDTLDKLGNINKWLGGNRVTLSGIKRLLKEKPKDKIYNIIDLGCGHGDILRLIADFGRKEGYKFKLIGIDANQDAIDYATELSIDYPELVFENKDIFSEDFQKMDYDIALATLFLHHFKTDELEVLLKQLASKAKLGLVINDLHRSEVAYGLFKLLSLVISNQMIIDDGLTSILRAFKRKDLENLNQKLNLKSEIRWKWAFRYQWLIKK
- a CDS encoding type III polyketide synthase, producing the protein MAVRITSVAKQLPQHTRETKDILPFVELWLEGQEDRFKRKVLKIFENAAVDKRYSIMGPEEVFLNTSFEEKNDIYTRESIKLAEKSLVKALDKASLKPTDIDYIITVSCTGIMIPSLDAYLINSLKMKQDIVRLPVTEMGCAAGVSGIIYAKNFLKANPNKRAAVIAVESPTATFQLQDYSMVNIVSAAIFGDGCASVILSSYEDEKGPEIKDEAMYHFYDANHMMGFKLRNTGLQMVLDQSVPQTIADHFPKIIHPFLERNDLTIEDIDHLVFHPGGKKIVQTVEDLFGKLGKNIDDTKEVLRLYGNMSSATVLYVLERFMDRDLPKGDKGVMLSFGPGFSAQRILLEW